The Microbacterium sp. KUDC0406 genome includes a window with the following:
- a CDS encoding HPr family phosphocarrier protein → MTVTRTVRIGSAHGLHARPAKLFAQAAKDAGIPVTLAKGEGSPVNAASILSVIALGIEQGDEVTLTADGDGADAVIDQLDALLTTDHDA, encoded by the coding sequence ATGACGGTGACGAGGACGGTGCGGATCGGATCCGCCCACGGACTGCACGCACGTCCGGCGAAGCTGTTCGCCCAGGCCGCGAAGGATGCCGGGATCCCGGTGACACTGGCGAAGGGCGAAGGGTCGCCGGTGAACGCGGCGAGCATCCTCTCCGTGATCGCCCTGGGCATCGAACAGGGCGACGAGGTCACGCTGACGGCCGACGGCGACGGCGCGGACGCCGTCATCGATCAGCTCGACGCGCTGCTGACCACCGATCACGACGCCTGA
- a CDS encoding PTS sugar transporter subunit IIB, which translates to MRIVVLCGAGASSTFVAQRLRTALDARAIAHTAEPASLSALPGCLDGADLLLLGPHLADRQDDLLVDAAARGTRVAVLPPDIYGDLDGARTLEIVRQALTAETDDDHRVRADRREETR; encoded by the coding sequence ATGAGGATCGTGGTCTTGTGCGGCGCAGGTGCGTCCAGCACGTTCGTGGCGCAGCGGCTGCGGACGGCCCTGGATGCGCGCGCGATCGCGCACACCGCGGAGCCCGCATCGCTGTCCGCACTGCCGGGATGCCTGGACGGCGCAGATCTGCTGCTGCTCGGCCCGCACCTTGCCGACCGGCAGGACGACCTGCTGGTCGACGCGGCCGCGCGCGGCACAAGGGTCGCGGTGCTGCCCCCGGACATCTACGGCGATCTGGACGGCGCGCGGACACTGGAGATCGTGCGCCAGGCACTCACCGCCGAGACCGATGACGATCACCGCGTTCGCGCGGACCGACGAGAGGAGACCCGATGA